The region ATCAATCCACTCTCTTAAGCCCAAATACCAGTTAAAATTCGTTCTGCTCTTTAAAAATTTCTCATCTCCGCCAACGCCAGCGAATTCAAGACTGGTGCTTGCCATGATGCCCTTTCTAGGTAGGTAATAATCATCAGTGCTGTTGTAAGTAATAGCAGGTATTAAAGCGCTCTTTATGCTTTTACCCTCTCTGTAGCCGGTTCTAAGAAGAGTTTGGCTAAGCCCTTTGATGTCGCTTTGTTCTATAACATAAGAGAGTGAAGCACTTAAATTTCTAGTGATCTTTCTACCAAGCGTAGTAGTAAAACCGTATGATTTCTCTTTATAATTATTCCAATCGTAGTCATTGGCATAAAGCGTGCCGCCAAGGCTGTATTCCGAATCAAAAATTCTAGGATTTGTAAGTCCTATCTGACCTGATAGCTCATTATCGCTTCTATCTACGCTTATAACGCCCTTTAGTCCTGAACCAAAGACGTTGGTATCAGAAACACTCGCATTTAATAGCAATCCGTCCGAGCTTCCATATCCTATACCGCCACTTATAGAGCCTGTTGAAGCCTCTTTAACATCGACTAAAAGATCAACTTCATTTACGCCGACTCTTTCTTCTTTTATCTCGACATCTTCAAAATAACTCGTTCTTTTAAGTGCCGCCTTGCTATCTTCAAGATCGGTTCTATTATACAAATTTCCTTCGGTAAGATACATCTCTCTTCTTACTACTCTATCGATAGTTCTATCATTTCCTGAAATTTGCACGTTTCTTATATATGCTTTATCTCCGGGAACTACTTCGTAAGTAATATCAACCGTATGCTCGTCTGAATTTTTAAACGTCTGAGGTATAACTCTTACAAACGCATATCCCTGATCGGCTATCATATTTTCAAGCTTTTGGATATCTGATCTTAAGCGAGCCGAATTCATTCTATCTCCGGCTTCAAGCTTAAATTTCTTAACCATCTCCCTTTCGTCAAGTTCAAGGAAATCAGGTGCCTCTATGCTCACGTTTGATACGGTATATGGCTCTCCTTCGGTTACGTAGTAAGTAAGATCCGCCATATAGTTATCCATATAGGCGTTAAGATAAGGAGTTGAAACCGTAGCGTCCAAATAGCCTTTTTGGAAGTATTTATCTTGAATTCTCGCAGAGTCGTTAGGCAGTTCAAAGAGCTTAACCTTACCGTCGTTTCTGCCCCACATCCAGCCCATAAATTCACGCTGCTTATTGGCTACGACAGGCTCTATATCGCCGTAATCAAAAACTTTAGCGCCTATTAAATTTACTTTTTGGATTATCATATTTTCGCCACGGTTGATATTAAGAGTTACAAAGAGGCTACTCTCACTTCCGGCAACCGGCTCTTTTTTCACGTCTATAACGGTATCAAAATACCCCTTTGACTCGTAATACTGC is a window of Campylobacter sp. CCUG 57310 DNA encoding:
- the bamA gene encoding outer membrane protein assembly factor BamA; this translates as MKKSVFLLLAAVCFSGATEIKSINFKGLLHLSPEVAKEIMGLRVGDVLTGDSTDRAISNLFRQNYFDDIYIEESNGDILVVVKEKPSIARLDIKGVVTNDKTAIDGLIGIKQGHMYDELAINRAKERIRQYYESKGYFDTVIDVKKEPVAGSESSLFVTLNINRGENMIIQKVNLIGAKVFDYGDIEPVVANKQREFMGWMWGRNDGKVKLFELPNDSARIQDKYFQKGYLDATVSTPYLNAYMDNYMADLTYYVTEGEPYTVSNVSIEAPDFLELDEREMVKKFKLEAGDRMNSARLRSDIQKLENMIADQGYAFVRVIPQTFKNSDEHTVDITYEVVPGDKAYIRNVQISGNDRTIDRVVRREMYLTEGNLYNRTDLEDSKAALKRTSYFEDVEIKEERVGVNEVDLLVDVKEASTGSISGGIGYGSSDGLLLNASVSDTNVFGSGLKGVISVDRSDNELSGQIGLTNPRIFDSEYSLGGTLYANDYDWNNYKEKSYGFTTTLGRKITRNLSASLSYVIEQSDIKGLSQTLLRTGYREGKSIKSALIPAITYNSTDDYYLPRKGIMASTSLEFAGVGGDEKFLKSRTNFNWYLGLREWIDYDLILRYKASFGKIWDRGYVPINEKLYLGGIRNLRGYDSRTVTPKNIYGDEIGGGISFNNSAELSFPLIDRVKMRGFGFFDYGKIGESSLNEITRYSAGGGIEWITPIGPLQLIFAKPIGKKPGDKTSTFEFTIGQRF